In Desulfocurvus vexinensis DSM 17965, a single window of DNA contains:
- the serB gene encoding phosphoserine phosphatase SerB, with protein sequence MSEIFLIKISGEDKPGIMHHITSILADYEVRILDIGQAAVHDTLSLGLIIEVPERYGMAPILKDLLYGANELGVKLKFVPVPLERHEAWVAAQGRKRYIVTLLAREIGADMLARVSGTLNANGLNIDSVSRLSGRISLVNPPRTGRACVEFTVRGEATDSEALRSSFMDISQELGLDIAFQEDNVYRRNRRLIAFDMDSTLIQAEVIDELARRAGVVDEVSRITEAAMRGELDFKGSLIRRVSLLRGLPAAVLEEVAASIPMTEGAERLVGNLKKLGYKVAILSGGFTYFGARLKERLGVDYVYANELEIEDGRLTGRVVGEIVDGARKAELLEDIARRENIDLQQAVAVGDGANDLPMLGKAGLGIAFHAKPIVKKGAKQAISTLGLDGILYLLGLRDREALE encoded by the coding sequence ATGTCCGAGATTTTCCTGATCAAGATTTCCGGCGAGGACAAGCCGGGCATCATGCACCACATCACCTCCATCCTGGCGGACTACGAGGTCCGCATCCTGGACATCGGCCAGGCGGCGGTGCACGACACCCTGTCCCTGGGGCTGATCATCGAGGTGCCCGAGCGCTACGGCATGGCGCCGATCCTCAAGGATCTGCTCTACGGCGCCAACGAGCTGGGCGTGAAGCTCAAATTCGTGCCCGTGCCCCTGGAGCGGCACGAGGCCTGGGTGGCGGCCCAGGGCCGCAAGCGCTACATCGTGACCCTGCTGGCCCGCGAGATCGGCGCGGACATGCTCGCGCGCGTCTCGGGCACACTCAACGCCAACGGGCTGAACATCGACTCGGTGTCGCGCCTGTCGGGGCGCATCTCGCTGGTCAACCCGCCGCGCACCGGGCGGGCCTGCGTGGAATTCACCGTGCGCGGCGAGGCCACGGACAGCGAGGCCCTGCGCTCGTCGTTCATGGACATCTCCCAGGAGCTGGGCCTGGACATCGCCTTCCAGGAGGACAACGTCTACCGCCGCAACCGCCGCCTTATCGCCTTCGACATGGACTCGACCCTGATCCAGGCCGAGGTCATCGACGAGCTGGCGCGCCGGGCCGGGGTGGTGGACGAGGTTTCGCGCATCACCGAGGCGGCCATGCGCGGCGAGCTGGACTTCAAGGGCAGCCTGATCCGCCGGGTGTCGCTGCTGCGCGGGCTGCCCGCCGCGGTGCTGGAGGAGGTGGCCGCGTCCATCCCCATGACCGAGGGCGCCGAGCGGCTGGTGGGCAACCTGAAGAAGCTCGGCTACAAGGTGGCCATCCTCTCGGGCGGGTTCACCTATTTCGGGGCGCGGCTCAAGGAGCGCCTGGGCGTGGACTACGTGTACGCCAACGAGCTGGAAATTGAGGACGGACGGCTCACGGGCCGCGTGGTGGGCGAGATCGTGGACGGCGCGCGCAAGGCCGAGCTGCTGGAGGACATCGCCCGCCGCGAGAACATCGACCTGCAACAGGCCGTGGCCGTGGGCGACGGCGCCAACGACCTGCCCATGCTCGGCAAGGCGGGCCTGGGCATCGCCTTCCACGCCAAGCCCATCGTCAAGAAGGGCGCCAAGCAGGCCATCTCCACCCTGGGCCTGGACGGCATCCTCTACCTGCTGGGCCTGCGCGACCGCGAGGCCCTGGAGTAG
- the murJ gene encoding murein biosynthesis integral membrane protein MurJ codes for MTNHARVIAKNAAIVAGATLASRILGFLRDLVTAFALGAGPLADAFFVAFRLPNLLRRLFGEGSLTMAFVPVYTRTREDSGDAEAHAMARSLMVWVLLVLGVITTVAMLGAGPLVHVIAPGFADDPALLELTADLTRICFPYILFVAGMALCMGLLNASGRFLAPSLAPCALNVCLITAALIGVWAGWSVPHCLAVGVLVAGAAQLALQQPSMAAAGFTWTGPWSMRHPGVGRTARLMLPTVFGAAVYQINIVIGTMLASLLAAGSISYLYYADRLVQFPLGVFGVAVSTAALPSLSALAARGDMDDFRATLNASIKLTLFISLPAAAGLMALAEPIVALLFQRGAFAAEAVSATAWALVAYGAGLPAFALVRPLVSAYYALQDTKAPVRIGVVSLVVYVASGVGLMQVMDHVGLALATTLSSWVNAVLLLVGLRAKFGPGWATFQRQALLYTAQSAAMGLAALATLSLGRWAVALIPLWAVAYAALSLATGVPEARLVLDALRRRLRRKQG; via the coding sequence ATGACCAACCACGCCCGCGTCATCGCCAAGAACGCCGCCATCGTCGCCGGGGCCACCCTGGCCTCGCGCATCCTGGGTTTCCTGCGCGATCTGGTCACGGCCTTCGCCCTGGGCGCCGGGCCCCTGGCCGACGCCTTCTTCGTGGCCTTCCGCCTGCCCAACCTGCTGCGCCGCCTGTTCGGCGAGGGCTCGCTGACCATGGCCTTCGTGCCCGTCTACACGCGCACCCGCGAGGACTCCGGCGACGCCGAGGCCCACGCCATGGCCCGCTCGCTCATGGTCTGGGTGCTGCTCGTGCTCGGCGTCATCACCACCGTGGCCATGCTCGGGGCCGGGCCCCTGGTGCACGTCATCGCCCCGGGCTTCGCCGACGACCCGGCCCTGCTGGAGCTGACCGCCGACCTCACGCGCATCTGCTTCCCCTACATCCTCTTCGTGGCGGGCATGGCCCTGTGCATGGGCCTGCTCAACGCCTCGGGGCGCTTCCTGGCCCCGTCCCTGGCGCCCTGCGCCCTCAACGTCTGCCTCATCACCGCCGCGCTCATCGGCGTGTGGGCGGGCTGGTCCGTGCCGCACTGCCTGGCCGTGGGCGTGCTGGTGGCCGGGGCGGCGCAGTTGGCCCTGCAACAGCCCTCCATGGCCGCCGCAGGCTTCACCTGGACCGGGCCCTGGTCCATGCGCCACCCGGGCGTGGGCCGCACCGCGCGGCTCATGCTGCCCACGGTCTTCGGCGCCGCCGTCTACCAGATCAACATCGTCATCGGCACCATGCTCGCCTCGCTGCTGGCCGCAGGCAGCATCTCCTACCTCTACTACGCCGACCGCCTCGTGCAGTTCCCCCTGGGCGTGTTCGGCGTGGCCGTGAGCACCGCCGCCCTGCCCAGCCTCTCGGCCCTGGCCGCGCGCGGCGACATGGACGACTTCCGCGCCACCCTCAACGCCAGCATCAAGCTGACCCTGTTCATCAGCCTGCCCGCCGCCGCCGGGCTCATGGCCCTGGCCGAACCCATCGTGGCCCTGCTCTTCCAGCGCGGGGCCTTCGCCGCCGAGGCCGTGAGCGCCACGGCCTGGGCCCTGGTGGCCTACGGCGCGGGCCTGCCCGCCTTCGCCCTGGTGCGGCCCCTGGTCTCGGCCTACTACGCCCTGCAGGACACCAAGGCCCCCGTGCGCATCGGCGTCGTCAGCCTCGTGGTCTATGTCGCCAGCGGCGTCGGGCTCATGCAGGTCATGGACCACGTGGGCCTGGCCCTGGCCACCACCCTCTCCTCCTGGGTCAACGCCGTCCTGCTGCTGGTCGGGCTGCGCGCCAAGTTCGGCCCCGGCTGGGCCACCTTCCAGCGCCAGGCCCTGCTCTACACCGCCCAGTCCGCCGCCATGGGCCTGGCCGCCCTGGCCACTCTCAGCCTGGGCCGCTGGGCCGTGGCCCTCATCCCCCTGTGGGCCGTGGCCTACGCCGCCCTGTCCCTGGCCACCGGCGTGCCCGAAGCCCGCCTCGTCCTCGACGCCCTGCGCAGACGCCTGCGGCGCAAGCAGGGCTGA
- the mutM gene encoding bifunctional DNA-formamidopyrimidine glycosylase/DNA-(apurinic or apyrimidinic site) lyase, with amino-acid sequence MPELPEVETIARGLRQDLCGATLASATLLWPGVLETGHGALDAPALPRAVAGGRIGAVWRRGKVLALELHAPKRPPLHLAFHLRMTGRLTVEPTATAPYTHTRLILDLADERRLFFTDARKFGRCRAMSPDALARWPFFAALGPEPMDLDAEAFAALLGGRRARIKALLLDQSVLAGVGNIYADESLFRAGIHPADTAAAIGPERLARLHDALVAVLAEAIAANGSSISDYVNAHGDAGAFQNDFRVYGRGGTPCRTCTAPLVRTAVAGRSTTFCPHCQRPAWAGGS; translated from the coding sequence ATGCCCGAACTGCCCGAGGTGGAAACCATCGCCCGGGGCCTGCGCCAGGACCTGTGCGGCGCGACCCTGGCCAGCGCCACCCTGCTCTGGCCCGGGGTGCTGGAGACCGGCCACGGCGCCCTGGACGCCCCGGCCCTGCCGCGCGCCGTGGCCGGGGGGCGCATCGGCGCCGTCTGGCGCCGGGGCAAGGTCCTGGCCCTGGAGCTGCACGCCCCGAAACGCCCGCCGCTGCACCTGGCCTTCCACCTGCGCATGACCGGGCGGCTCACCGTGGAGCCCACCGCCACCGCGCCATACACCCACACCCGGCTGATCCTCGACCTCGCCGACGAACGGCGCCTGTTCTTCACCGACGCCCGCAAATTCGGCCGCTGCCGGGCCATGAGCCCCGACGCCCTGGCGCGCTGGCCGTTCTTCGCCGCCCTGGGCCCCGAGCCCATGGACCTGGACGCCGAAGCCTTCGCCGCCCTGCTGGGCGGGCGCCGCGCGCGCATCAAAGCCCTGCTGCTGGACCAGTCCGTGCTGGCCGGAGTGGGCAATATCTACGCCGACGAGAGCCTGTTCCGCGCGGGCATCCACCCGGCGGATACGGCGGCGGCCATCGGCCCCGAGCGCCTCGCGCGCCTGCACGACGCCCTGGTGGCCGTGCTGGCCGAGGCCATCGCCGCCAACGGCTCGTCCATCAGCGACTACGTGAACGCCCACGGCGACGCCGGGGCCTTCCAGAACGATTTTCGCGTCTACGGGCGCGGCGGCACACCCTGCCGCACCTGCACCGCACCCCTGGTGCGGACCGCCGTGGCCGGACGCAGCACCACCTTCTGCCCCCACTGCCAGCGCCCCGCATGGGCCGGAGGCTCATGA
- a CDS encoding ChaN family lipoprotein: MGLATRQWTSVLRMGAAVILAAALCACAAVRPPELAPPADLRPGELFGADARPLPLDELVRRAAHADYVLLGESHSSACDHRVQADVLDAMAARGPAPVLGLEMVPAELQPVLDRFNAGELGVDDLPGALDWETAWGHPFALYRPVLEAARRTGAPLAGLNVPRRVVRAVGEGGPGAVARADRHLLPVQIIPPAPEQASELERVLARHAAPGHGDGEDGAAAAPSAQADRRERFLRVQALWDTAMARSAVAARRAQGRPVLLLAGAGHVERGWGIARRLHALDPRARVLAVLPWRGGSGFDPADADAFFFCPLSHSSRLGFVLQERDARVSVTDVAPDTRAAQAGFLPGDEILAVMGEPATSLWVLHKGALKAGRAGLPLAITVRRDGQVLELAVPLTGVGGGPGALREEPGPAPDAAPQGAE; this comes from the coding sequence GTGGGACTAGCCACGCGCCAGTGGACATCCGTCCTGCGCATGGGGGCCGCCGTCATCCTGGCGGCGGCCCTTTGCGCCTGCGCTGCCGTGCGCCCGCCTGAGCTGGCGCCCCCGGCGGACCTGCGCCCCGGCGAGCTGTTCGGCGCCGACGCCCGGCCCCTGCCCCTGGACGAGCTGGTCCGCCGCGCGGCCCACGCCGACTACGTGCTGCTGGGCGAGTCGCACTCCTCGGCCTGCGACCACCGCGTGCAGGCCGACGTGCTCGACGCCATGGCCGCGCGCGGCCCGGCCCCGGTGCTGGGGCTGGAAATGGTGCCCGCCGAGCTGCAACCCGTGCTGGACCGCTTCAATGCGGGCGAACTCGGCGTGGACGACCTGCCCGGCGCCCTGGACTGGGAAACGGCCTGGGGCCACCCCTTCGCCCTGTACAGGCCGGTGCTCGAAGCCGCGCGCCGCACGGGCGCGCCCCTGGCCGGGCTCAACGTGCCCCGGCGCGTGGTGCGCGCCGTGGGCGAGGGCGGCCCCGGGGCCGTGGCCCGGGCCGACCGCCACCTGCTGCCCGTGCAGATCATCCCCCCGGCCCCCGAACAGGCCAGCGAGCTGGAGCGCGTGCTCGCGCGCCACGCCGCGCCCGGCCACGGGGACGGCGAGGACGGCGCGGCCGCCGCGCCTTCAGCCCAGGCCGACCGCCGCGAGCGCTTCCTGCGCGTCCAGGCCCTGTGGGACACGGCCATGGCCCGGTCCGCCGTGGCCGCCCGGCGCGCCCAGGGCCGCCCGGTGCTCCTCCTGGCCGGGGCCGGGCATGTGGAGCGCGGCTGGGGCATCGCCCGCCGCCTGCACGCCCTGGACCCGCGCGCCCGGGTGCTGGCCGTGCTGCCCTGGCGCGGCGGCTCCGGCTTCGACCCCGCCGATGCCGACGCCTTCTTCTTCTGCCCCCTGTCGCATTCCTCGCGCCTGGGCTTCGTGCTCCAGGAGCGCGACGCCCGGGTGAGTGTCACCGACGTGGCCCCGGACACCCGCGCCGCCCAGGCCGGATTCCTGCCCGGCGACGAGATCCTTGCCGTCATGGGCGAGCCCGCCACGAGCCTGTGGGTGCTGCACAAGGGCGCCCTCAAGGCCGGGCGCGCCGGGCTGCCCCTGGCCATCACCGTGCGACGCGACGGGCAGGTGCTGGAACTGGCCGTGCCCCTGACGGGCGTGGGCGGCGGGCCAGGCGCCCTGCGGGAGGAACCCGGCCCCGCCCCCGACGCCGCCCCGCAGGGGGCCGAGTAG
- a CDS encoding phenylacetate--CoA ligase family protein, with the protein MTRKDRTEGIYSRREVLDESERRQYYTIQLKELLSYAYRYSEDVKKRFDRAQFNVEKFKTLNDLKHIPILKKKELIFLQSMGPRLGGLLTKDLGELRRVFLSPGPIFDPEDRGEDYWGWTEGFYAAGFRPGDLAQVTFNYHLTPAGLMFEEPLKNLGCAVVPAGPGNTSTQIDILQKLRVTGYVGTPSYLVHLAQKAEEAGLNLRKDLFVEVAFVTGEKFPEKTRATLEKKFDLIMRQGYGTADVGCIGYECFHTNGLHIANRAFVEICHPDTGIPLKDGEVGEIVVTAFNKTYPLIRLATGDLSYIDRAPCACGRSSPRLGNIVGRVDTTTRIKGMFVYPHQVEQVMARFEEIKRWQIEVTNPGGIDEMVLSVEASNFKREDELLHDFRQQIKLRPDLKIVPPGTLPPQIRPIEDKRKWD; encoded by the coding sequence ATGACCCGCAAAGACAGAACCGAAGGAATCTATTCGCGCCGCGAGGTGCTCGACGAGTCCGAGCGCAGGCAATACTACACCATCCAGTTGAAGGAGCTGCTCTCCTACGCCTACCGCTACTCCGAGGACGTGAAGAAGCGCTTCGACCGCGCCCAGTTCAACGTCGAGAAGTTCAAGACGCTCAATGACTTGAAGCACATCCCCATCCTCAAGAAGAAGGAACTGATCTTCCTGCAGTCCATGGGGCCACGCCTGGGCGGGCTGCTGACCAAGGACCTGGGCGAGCTGCGCCGGGTGTTCCTCTCCCCGGGCCCGATCTTCGACCCCGAAGACCGCGGCGAAGACTACTGGGGCTGGACCGAGGGCTTCTACGCGGCGGGCTTCCGCCCCGGCGACCTGGCCCAGGTGACCTTCAACTACCACCTGACCCCCGCCGGGCTGATGTTCGAGGAGCCGCTGAAGAACCTGGGCTGCGCCGTGGTGCCCGCCGGGCCCGGCAACACCAGCACCCAGATCGACATCCTCCAGAAGCTGCGCGTCACCGGCTATGTGGGCACCCCGAGCTACCTGGTGCACCTGGCCCAGAAGGCCGAGGAGGCCGGGCTGAACCTGCGCAAGGATCTCTTCGTGGAGGTCGCCTTCGTCACCGGCGAAAAATTCCCCGAAAAGACGCGCGCCACCCTGGAGAAGAAGTTCGACCTCATCATGCGCCAGGGCTACGGTACCGCCGACGTGGGCTGCATCGGCTACGAATGCTTCCACACCAACGGCCTGCACATCGCCAACCGCGCCTTCGTGGAAATCTGCCACCCCGACACCGGCATCCCCCTCAAGGACGGCGAGGTCGGCGAGATCGTGGTCACGGCCTTCAACAAGACCTACCCGCTCATCCGCCTGGCCACCGGCGACCTGTCCTACATCGACCGCGCGCCCTGCGCCTGCGGCCGCAGCAGCCCCCGCCTGGGCAACATCGTCGGCCGGGTGGACACCACCACGCGCATCAAGGGCATGTTCGTCTACCCGCACCAGGTGGAGCAGGTCATGGCCCGCTTCGAGGAGATCAAGCGCTGGCAGATCGAGGTCACCAACCCCGGCGGCATCGACGAGATGGTGCTCTCGGTGGAGGCCTCCAACTTCAAGCGCGAGGACGAGCTGCTGCACGACTTCCGTCAGCAGATCAAGCTGCGCCCGGACCTGAAGATCGTGCCCCCCGGCACCCTGCCGCCGCAGATCCGGCCCATCGAGGACAAGCGCAAGTGGGACTAG